The following coding sequences lie in one Miscanthus floridulus cultivar M001 chromosome 9, ASM1932011v1, whole genome shotgun sequence genomic window:
- the LOC136483678 gene encoding disease resistance protein RPM1-like, with protein MSILPVHSSPTPCRPPASSSSSHPVPALRLVDEMRRRDQWATAAHRHGQARERRVRRREMDTWFAGFIPSFRSGLRFQQHKLMAEAVLLAVTKIGSVLGDETAKVIINKLSEKVQALKELPRKVDQIRMKLTVMSKVIQQIGTVYLTDELVKTWIGEVRKVAYRVEDVVDKYSYHLLQLEEEGFLKKFFVKGTHYVIVFSEIADEVAEIEGEIQQVIQMKDQWLQLSQLVPHHEQLADIERQRSQDSFPEFVKDEDLVGIEENRKLLTGWIYSEEQASTVITVSGMGGLGKSTLVTNIYEREKVNFPVHARIVVSQIYTVESLLRKLLWKIGHMEPPVPRSRALKSGLIRLFFHPEQCFSLTNSSSILLNHPDSSRIQTSE; from the exons ATGAGCATCCTTCCAGTCCATTCCTCCCCCACCCCTTGCCGTCCTCCTGCGTCATCCAGTTCCAGTCATCCGGTCCCTGCACTGCGCCTGGTCGACGAAATGCGCCGCCGAGATCAATGGGCTACGGCTGCGCACCGGCACGGCCAAGCGCGGGAGCGGCGCGTGCGTCGAAGGGAAATGGATACATG GTTCGCCGGATTCATCCCCTCGTTCCGCTCTGGGCTAAGGTTCCAGCAG CACAAACTTATGGCAGAAGCAGTGCTCCTTGCTGTCACTAAGATTGGTTCCGTTCTTGGAGATGAAACTGCCAAGGTCATTATAAATAAGCTGTCTGAAAAAGTTCAAGCTCTGAAGGAACTCCCACGGAAAGTGGATCAAATAAGGATGAAACTGACAGTCATGAGCAAAGTTATACAGCAGATTGGCACAGTCTACCTTACagatgagcttgtcaagacttGGATTGGGGAGGTCCGGAAGGTGGCTTACCGTGTTGAGGATGTAGTAGACAAATACTCATACCATCTTCTTCAACTAGAGGAAGAAGGGTTCCTGAAGAAGTTTTTTGTCAAGGGTACCCACTATGTCATTGTTTTCAGTGAAATTGCTGATGAGGTAGCTGAGATAGAAGGGGAGATTCAGCAAGTTATTCAGATGAAGGATCAGTGGTTGCAGCTATCCCAGCTTGTCCCTCACCATGAGCAACTCGCTGACATCGAAAGACAGCGTTCTCAAGACAGTTTCCCAGAATTTGTCAAAGATGAAGATCTAGTAGGAATTGAAGAAAATAGAAAATTGCTGACCGGATGGATTTACTCAGAAGAGCAGGCTAGCACGGTGATAACAGTTTCTGGTATGGGTGGGCTGGGAAAATCTACACTGGTTACAAATATTTATGAACGTGAAAAAGTCAACTTCCCGGTACATGCTAGGATCGTTGTGTCACAGATCTACACAGTCGAGTCTCTGTTGAGAAAGCTACTCTGGAAGATTGGGCATATGGAACCTCCAgtgccccgttcgcgtgcccttaaatctgGCTTGATCCGtttattttttcatccggaacagtgtttttctctcacaaattcctccagcattcttctaaaccatccagattcctccagaattcagacaagcgaatGA